Proteins co-encoded in one Arachis hypogaea cultivar Tifrunner chromosome 11, arahy.Tifrunner.gnm2.J5K5, whole genome shotgun sequence genomic window:
- the LOC112722467 gene encoding WRKY transcription factor 72B encodes MEFAARSGDDGGDAPLKEEKKRSDEYTDDSGSHGDNHDHAPSNKQDTTIVKEPPHMNKTNNNTEKSMAEEASGTSALLAAKKEEVIDKQLESTKAEMGEVREENERLKMSLNKIMSEYRMLQMQFHNIVNNKHEDNQETIMEEADLVSLSLGRVPVPRRSNEEDKKVSDSNKRKKEDEDDEELNEELALGLDCKFETSKSGSTTEATNLPNNSNKEEGGESTWPPPASKAREGGGGGGGAASASASASVVEDEVSQQNNNPAAKKARVCVRARCDTPTMNDGCQWRKYGQKISKGNPCPRAYYRCTVAPSCPVRKQVQRCAEDMSILITTYEGNHNHPLPLTATAMASTTSAAASMLLSGSSTSHTMAPTNTATAAAAGNLHGLNLYLPDGSKSRQIYVSNPALSSTPSHPTITLDLTSSNPNLNNNNSSSPFVRFSSNYPNQPIRYPSSTSLSFSTSNDSNPLSWSNNGFLSSYNSTHHQPFNRSINMLSNNNVNFERQQQQQTMENFYQSFMQRNNSKNASSSSDPIAAATKAITADPSFQSALAAALSSFIGGGSGIGSTHHQGNNYNQVGGGGGGGGDGENSNNLISQKMKFSELFPVSSTLASSSKVINNSNNGGCGSSFLNKTQPTKTTQNNGSFMFLPPSLPFSSAPKSASASPGDNGGDDHRSS; translated from the exons ATGGAGTTTGCTGCTAGATCTGGTGATGATGGAGGTGATGCACCACtcaaggaagagaagaagagaagtgacGAGTATACTGATGATAGTGGAAGCCATGGTGATAATCATGATCATGCTCCTTCTAATAAGCAAGACACAACAATTGTCAAG GAGCCGCCACACATGAATAAGACTAATAACAACACTGAAAAATCCATGGCGGAAGAAGCTTCTGGAACAAGCGCGCTATTGGCAGCCAAAAAAGAAGAG GTTATTGATAAACAACTTGAAAGCACTAAGGCTGAAATGGGTGAGGTTCGAGAGGAGAATGAACGGTTAAAGATGTCGTTGAACAAGATCATGAGCGAGTACCGAATGCTTCAAATGCAGTTTCACAACATAGTTAACAACAAGCATGAAGATAATCAAGAAACAATAATGGAGGAAGCAGACCTAGTTTCGCTCAGCCTTGGAAGAGTTCCAGTTCCAAGAAgaagcaatgaagaagataaaaaaGTCTCTGATAGTAACAAGAGGAAGAAGGaggatgaagatgatgaagaattgaATGAGGAATTGGCACTTGGATTGGACTGCAAGTTCGAAACTTCGAAATCGGGGAGCACAACGGAAGCTACCAATTTGCCGAATAATAGTAACAAGGAAGAAGGTGGTGAGAGTACATGGCCACCACCAGCAAGCAAGGCCAGAGAAGGTGGTGGCGGCGGTGGTGGTGCGGCATCGGCATCGGCATCTGCATCAGTTGTAGAAGATGAAGTATCCCAACAGAATAATAATCCTGCTGCCAAGAAAGCTAGAGTTTGCGTCAGGGCAAGATGCGACACCCCGACT ATGAATGATGGGTGTCAATGGAGGAAATATGGACAAAAGATTTCCAAGGGAAACCCATGCCCTCGAGCTTACTATCGCTGCACAGTTGCACCCTCGTGTCCCGTTAGAAAACAG GTGCAAAGATGTGCGGAGGACATGTCGATTCTAATCACCACCTATGAAGGGAACCACAACCACCCTCTCCCTCTCACAGCCACCGCCATGGCTTCCACAACCTCCGCCGCCGCATCCATGCTACTTTCCGGCTCCTCAACCTCACACACTATGGCTCCCACAAACACGGCCACCGCGGCCGCAGCCGGCAACCTCCACGGCCTGAACCTCTACCTCCCAGACGGCTCAAAATCAAGACAAATATACGTCTCAAACCCCGCACTATCATCCACACCATCACACCCAACAATAACCCTTGACCTCACTTCTTCAAACCctaatttgaataataataattccTCATCTCCATTTGTTAGGTTTTCTTCAAACTACCCTAACCAACCAATCAGATACCCTTCTTCCACAAGCCTTAGCTTCAGTACTTCCAACGATTCCAATCCACTTTCTTGGAGCAATAATGGATTCCTCAGTAGCTACAATAGTACTCATCATCAACCATTCAACAGAAGCATCAACATGCTCAGTAATAATAATGTGAACTTCGAaaggcaacaacaacaacaaacaatGGAGAACTTCTATCAGTCTTTCATGCAAAGGAACAACAGCAAGaatgcatcatcatcatcagatccTATTGCCGCTGCAACAAAAGCAATAACAGCGGATCCCAGTTTTCAATCGGCTTTGGCTGCGGCCTTGTCTTCGTTCATTGGTGGCGGCAGCGGCATTGGAAGCACACATCATCAAGGGAATAATTATAACcaagttggtggtggtggtggtggtggtggtgatggagaaaacagtaataatcttaTTAGTCAGAAGATGAAATTTTCAGAGCTGTTTCCAGTTTCCTCTACCTTGGCTTCGAGTTCGAAAGTCATCAATAATAGTAACAATGGCGGATGTGGTTCGAGCTTCTTGAACAAAACGCAACCAACAAAAACAACACAGAATAATGGAAGCTTCATGTTTCTTCCACCTTCTTTGCCATTTTCTTCTGCTCCGAAGAGTGCTTCTGCATCTCCCGGTGATAATGGAGGTGATGATCATAGATCATCATGA